The nucleotide window tcattcatccactcATCCATACACTCATCCCATATatccaagcattacatatgcaattgctgcatcacaacgttTCGCGTCGTgccacgaagcggtagtcgtctcattcgatatgagcggcgaccgaccgaggttcaaagcccggcccgcgaagggctcgaggccgcctcgcgtcaaacaaagtcaggggagaaaaaccgagatgagccctagcggccttgcccgacctcgttcagaagtggatagggacatcttgacctttcttgttcgattctaacctcgagccaagcccacaaaatctccatcgatgAGAGGCCAACGAGCCAccaagcctatcgaacggctcgggcatctaccggaaggcgggttaaggagtagtgaaatgccacataagggctatgccgaccctgtcagcggatgacggacccggattccactcgaacatgcccgttagcgagctcaccgagcgcgacactcgagccatcgaggcaagtgttgttagctcagcccctccagttgcagAAATTGAGgacggggtgacgcatgaaacacggccgacccctatcgaaccccatggggctcgagggctcgagccgcccgaccCTAAATCGGGAGCCCAATTGATCGgtgttcgaaggccagcccacaaagggcccgaggccgcctcgtgtcaaacagagctagaggAGAAAACGCAAAAGAGCCCAAGCGGCCTTCGCCCGACTCACTTAGAAGCGgaaagggtcatctcaaccttctcgtttgatcctaacctcgagccgagcCCACATAATCCCTATTGAgaggaggccatcgggccacctgagtcgccctCTGGAACAGCTCGGGCATCTGTCAGGAGggagggttaaggagcagtggtaTGCCACATGAGGactatgccgactccgtcacaaacgacggacctggattccactcgaacatgcccgttagcaagctcaccgaacGCGTcattcgagccatcgaggcaagtgatgttagctcaacccctacAATTATAGAAACCGCGGATGGGGCGACGATCAGAGGCTTGCTGCTAGCTGGAATTACATATGTGTGTGCTCGTGCAGGCTGCAGCTAGCTCGTCAGGAAGTGTGATAGGCAAGAGAGGCAATGCAAAGAATTGgagcagcatgcatgcatgatacgtgcagtatataatataatataatataatataatatataatataatatagcaTCAAGCAGCATGATATATACAGTTAAAAGAGTGTACCCAATAGTACTACGCATCCACATCGATCTATGTGTACTCAGATCAATCATTGCAATTATTTGCAGTTGGTTAATGACCATTATCGAAGTCATTCTTCGTTGTTGTCTGAACTGCCCTGTTCTGTTCAATTCTGAATCGAAATCTGAAATTCTGATTGCAAATGCAATCCAATGCTGCTCTGCCACTCTGATGTGGTCACACATCAGGTAACCGTAACCATCCAACGACGTCGTCAGGGTCAGTCAGGGACGACGACGTGGATGCGTGTCGAGCGCACTCGGCCGCAAGTGGCGAGCTCACCGCTCCCGCCGACCAAACGGAGGCCACCTCGTGTCCCGCGTTTCCTTCTGGCCTTGCTTGGAATGAATCTCTGCCGACCGGCCGCCAGCTTCACCAATCAGCTAGCGCACAAGCAGACAACACTACTGAGTGGCAGCAGCTACCCTCTTCATCTTTTCACGGTAGTTGCCACAGATCGATGACAGTCAAACGAAAGTGTGCCATTCTAAATTCTTCTTGGCATAGTACAACAGTAGTACAGTACAATGTTAAAAGTTTCAGCTCCAGCTAAATCTGCTCTTGCTTTCGTTCCTCTAAAAAAGCAGTTTTTATTTTTGAGTAGCTTTTACTTTTTACTCGGGGCACCTCCTATAAAAAGAATGTTTGTTAAAATTCTTCATAGAAGATAAAAGGATAAAATGACCATAAtattcttttttctcttttttaccTGTGCCGTCCCGCGCCTCGTCCACTCGGAGCAAGGACAGTTCAAGGAAGGCCTACACACTCGGACGAAGGAGCCAGGTGAATCCACTATCTTTGGCTTTCGTGGAGGCTTCTGCTTCAGAGAGCGGGAATCACATACTACGTCCCTTTTCTATTTGGTTGCCGGAGTCAAGAACCTAGGCGTGGAGCAGTATCCTTAATTAGTGCAAAGATTTGCTGCAAAGTCAAGCTCTCACTGAATTACAAGTTACTAGAACATACTCTACCACTCTGCTTCTGCACCACTGTACCCATGtccatatatatatcctttctgCCTAACACATGCATGACCATATAGGCATATACTCCGTACTATATACTATCATATCTCCACTGTTGCGTGATCCCTTGTAGAACACTACTACGTACGTACAATGTTTAAAAACAGAGTGCTGACGATGCAACCTAAAGCTCTGCTCTGGCTCTGGGATGAACGAAACAAGCTGGGACAGAGTTCTCTACCGACCAAGTAGTTTTAGGTGCAATCTCATGTCTTTGACGACAACCACTGTGTCTGACGCAAAGACCACTCTTTGCTGTCTCTGGTTAAAGACGCAACGAGTCAACGACTGGCCTTCAGAGCATGAGGCTGCAGAGCAGACCAAGTAGTTTTAGGTGCTCTCAATGCCTAACTAACGACCCATTTCGTTCGAGCTCTGCTGGATCCGTGGCAGAAGTAGCGCCTTATGTTGTGCTGTGTGTGACCTAAAATCTTAAAGCTGGGTGCCGCATGACCCAGCACGCATACAAGGAGGAGGGTCGGAGTTCGGAGCATGCAGTTCAATTCTCTGCACCCGGTCACCTGTCACATCTGCAAAGAGGGTACTGaatcacaaagctagctttacgACTTGTGAGACTTCAGTCGAGGGATGCTGATGCTATAAAGGCACGCAGCACAACGACAATGGAGCAAAAGGCACTGGGGCATCCCAACTAATCGCAGCGCACAGTAGAGTAGAGTCTCCTTAAAAAGGCAACGGAAGCACTCTTCATAGTTCTAGAAAACCCAAGGCTTTATACTTGCTATTCATACCATACATTGGCCGGCAGTGTAACCTGCCGGCTTCTgctaaaaaaatgaaaaagaaaaagaagaggaagcCCAAGGCTGCTTGTTCTTAATCCTACTCAGTACTACTGTACTTCAGTCTTAAGTGCTCATCACTCAATACGGCCTATGGATGAGAACTGAGAACTAACAGCCTTCAGTACACACAGGCCCAATAACAAAAGcaagagaggaaaaaaaaacgAGCAGTATAGGATTTGGCACACCAAGTACACAACTGCTAATCATTTCTTCAGACTGAATCCTCTTGTCAGGGAGTGTACTCGTTTCTGAACAGCGTGTAGTAAACATAGCTGAATGATCAGCGTAATACAATGACTCAAGGGAAGCTATTAACAATTATTCTTGTACAACCAAGCACACGCTGGAAACCTGATCATGAACCCAATATGTTGGTGCATGCTCTACAAGGAAATAACAGGAAATTTGAGGATGTACTCTTCCAATGGTACAGTAAGGGTGCCATGCTGCCTTGGACAGCAGCAGCACCTACGTGGCCAACCATTGTACAGAATATAGAACTTTTTTTTCTTAATATAGCATTGTATTTGAATAATATCACACAGGTTCAGTAATACTCTATCATGTTGTCTCCTGAAAAGATCGCGAGCGTGACAGAGCTGCCGGATTTGCTTGCAGGGCTCGAGCGGCGCCGGATATCTGCTCCTGCCTTTCAGGTTTCGACTGGAATGGTCTGAACATGCCTCGATCACCAGGCTCGATCCCAAGGGTGGTCCAGATTGAGCTCTTTGCAGCTTCGACAGGGTCATCGATCCGAAGCGTTTTGGGGATCCATAAGCATCTTTCTGCCTTCTCATCTCCTTCAGGTTTGGAGTCCCTGGAGTGCTTTCCTAGGACAGGACAGCCGCTGTCGGAACATGTGCTGCTGCTTATTGGAGATGATGCTGGCACGGTAGAGCTAGGTCCGAGCCATGGTGCGTTCCATGCTCCGTTAGGCcaaggagtaatgaatggccaaACCGAAGGTGGCATAACCGGAACTGGAATTGGACCGCAGAATCCCGGTGGCAGTACAGGCACAATTGGTGGCACATTCCATTGAACATTACTGCTTGCGGTGCCATTTTCTGAAGAATTTGCTGCTTCGGCTGGGGCTGGGCACACTGCTGCTGCCATGGTGGGAATGCCATTCCATGCTGGACTCCATGGGTACACTAAAGGCGGTCCAGGGAAGAATGGTATAGGATGCACAGAAGTGACTCCATTGCTTTGCCCAATAATTCCATTTTGATGTGCACTCGCTGTTCCTTTTTGTGATTCATTCCCTGGACCATCTGATGATGTAGTAGAAGGTGGGCACGTCTGGTTTTCTCCATTTCTGGGCTCTGCTGCTGAGGCAGGGTTGGAACTCTTAATCTGCTCTCCTCCAATCTTCAGCACAGAGGCCATGGAGTTGCAGAGAGGGAAATCAGGCCCAAAGCTGACTGCCGCTTGATTTCCTTTTATGGACAACGGAAAGAGGGAAGCCTCTCCCCCAGGAGTAGCTATACTGCTGCCTGGAATCAATATGCTGTGGCAATTCGCACTGGAGCTCTTGGTCTTGCGCCTTCCAGCACCGACAGGGATGTTTCTCATGCTTCCACCTGCAGTCCAGTACCTCTGACAACTCTTGCAAAAATGCCTTGGTTGCTTAATGTTGTAATTGTTATAGTAACAGAACTTTGTATCCATGCTATTGCAACGAGGGCATGGCAGGATTTTGTCTGGCTTCTTCAGGACCTTCTCTCCACTCGGTACATCACCCTCAGTCTTGGCTATCTCCAAATTGGACTCTGATCCCGATATTTCGTCATTGCTGGGTGTCTGATTCTCACACTTACTGGAAATGTTAAGGATAGAACTATTTGTCTGATCAACGTCTAATTCCTGATGTGTGCATGGCTTTTCCCCAGTGACCCTCATGTCCCCTCTATCTTCACATAAATCCTGACAAATACATTAATACTAAGTAAAATAAATGTATTGAGATAGCAGCAAATCCGATTTGTAAGATGCTCTAAAATATGTTTATGTAAGAAAAATAGGTCAAATAACAGAACTTTAGAAATCCAAGGAGTCAAGCAATTACTCAATGCTTATATAGTTATATGATTGTATCTAACACATTTACTCTGTGTTTGCTTAGAAGATACATACTTATATACCCTCTTCACTACAGTCAGTGGTTATCTCTGATTTCTTCCTTGCACAAGCTAAAATTCTTGGCAGCTAAGCAAGCCTTGACATCTTATTTTGTCAAAGAGGAACACCTTAATAGGCTTTTCTCAGAGAACAAACTAGTTTGCTAAGATGGTGAAAGCAGATATACTTCAGTGGTGTATCATATTCCATCAAGATCTGGGCGATGATGATGTTACTGTACTTATTGCAGTTAACTAATCTCTCCGGTATGGTATCATCGCCAAAACTTCTGCTTGGTTACAGTGTACTTTTGACGTTTAGTACTTTGACAGTGTTAGTACATCTTATGGTTGCTATTCCTCTGGCATAGGATCATTAACTCTAGTAACCGCATAGTGGGTAGGCCCATTTTGTTTCAGTATTTTGGGAAATTCAAGCTCAATCAAATCAGCGCTGAGGAACAACTGTGTCCAAGGCACCATAACTGCATGTGGACCCAAACTAAGATTTCACAGTAGCTTTAGCTCTATGGTCTAAAATTTTGTGGCTCTGAGAAGCAGTAGCATCAAGGTTAAAAACTTTATAGAGGATCCCCATCACCCTATCCAAGACTGGCTATCAACACCAAAATCAAGAAGCCACAGCGGAAGAGCAGTTTTGCAACTTTGCATCACAAGAGTAATCTTGACAAGGGATATAATAGGAGCCCTACCTAATCCAGGCTGTTTAGAAACACTCTCCTACAGAACTGGATGGGTAGCCACATCAAGAAATCAGTTAACGAGTACTCAAGGGGGGCAAGGGAAATCATTAAAGAGGCTATGCACTACGGATAGCTGATCTTCTCTCCGCATATTCTCATAAAAACTGAAGCATCAGTTGTTGAGACAAATTGAGCCCTCATAAGTCATACGACTATTAGTTGTAGCAAAACACAGCCCCAAAATCAGCCTTTTGCAATTGCACCAACCAACTTAACGGAAAAGTAGGTTGCCATGATGTCTAGCTGACCTAATCTAGTCTCCATAGAATAAGAAACAACAATCGGCGGCTAGAGGGACAATCAGGCCATATCTTTACACTTGCAGTACTACTAGGACTATCCGCAGACTTTCTAACGACAATAGGGGCAGCAGCACAGAACAGTTGCAAGTATTGGAAAAGAGGGGAAACGGAGATATGCTTGGAACAGGAAAGCCGTAACTTTTTTTCTCAAATCAAATAGTCGAAAGGAACAATAAAGAACATCATGAACTCATGAAGAACTGATGGGGAAGACTGAAGACAGCAGCACCGTTTGGGGGGCTGCGGTTGTCCGGGAACTCCTCCCAGAATCTGAGGTAGAGGCGGCCGAGCTCGGTGCAGCGGAGGATATGGGCAGGGAGGATAAGTCGATGGGCGGCGGTGGGTTGATGAATAAGAGGTTCCGGACGCCCCCGGCAACGAGGAGACGCGGCCAGCAGGGCTGCGGGTCCCGAGGAAGCAGGAGGGGGAGGGGCAAGAACAGGTTTTGACGAGAAAGAGAAGAGGGTGCGAGCTCACCTTTTCCGGCGGCTGCGGAGGTGGGCGGGGCGGCGCCACGTGGGATTCCGGCGGCGGGCGAGGGGACGCGGCTCCGGCGAGCTCCATACCATACGGGCAAGATCCGACGAGTGGAGTTGCGACGCCAGAAAGGGGCAAAAGATTTGCCCAATTTGTGTCACGCGTTCGTGCAACCACGCCCACGCACTATTTCTCTAATTGCATACTGGTCCTGTGCAGTGTACCAAGTACGGCTGCGATCCaaatgttttttcttttcttttttgggtCAAAAAAAGTGATCCATAATGTCGAGTTCTTTTTTCTTGTGAACTGCAGTACAAATGCAGACGTTCATAAACATGCTCACATATTCACCCTACTCTTAAGCACCTTCGAAATGCCGAGCCAACAAATCTCAAGATTATAACGAAGCCCCAAGCGTGTTACTATCACACATTACCTATCACTTATTGTTTGTCTCTACTATTATTTTTTCATAATAAAGAACAAGCTTGTCTCGCAAGTACTATGGATCTAAAGATGTGTTGAATTAGCATAGTGGTATTTCCCTATTTTTTTTCCTATTATTAAATGCATATCAGCTTATCCTAAACCCCCGTAACCAAAATTTTCCACTAGAAACTGTGTACATTTAACACGATAAATACccattccaaactttatttaaattTTGTGCTACTCTATAATTTATCCTTTCTCCTCAAAATTTAGCTTATCAATTAAGGTCCCGTTTGGATTGGATTTTAAAATCCGGACTTTGGATAAAAATTTCTCCTAACTGATGTTTCTTGGATTTTGTGTATTACAATCTTCTAGAATCCTTGGGTGTTTGGAAGAGATTTTAGGATTTTAAGATTATTTCTATCCGGATTTTTAGAATCTCTATGGATCCAAATGCTACCTAAAACTACCAAGAGTTGATAGCTAGCACTTCACATAGAAATATAGGTCCACAATCCATGATAGGATGCATTACCATCTAAAGTTCTGTGCCGTTGTAAGGAGTATATAGAGCTGTAGTTATGGAACAGCCAAGGGGTGTTTTTAACAAAAGAGGCGCCAGTGGTTTTACTTTACCGGGCTCGGCCGGTTCCCCGCAACCGACCCGGCCGGTCGGGTCCTAGTCAGCGCGCGGAGCGCAATCCTGGGCCACGAGTTCACGAGGTGCGGGACCCACGCGCGCCAAATCACCCGGTGGTTCGGGCGGGGCCGGGTGCAGGAACGCCGGGTGCACGTAGCCCCTCCGGATGGAGAGATTTCCCCTTTCGCTAAATAAAGCCGTGCGCATCCACGGGAAAAAGCGCGTGTCGATGTCAGGTGGGCCCGATGTTCTTGTGGCCCACGTGTTGGTGAGCAGGAGGTGCATTGATGCCCCTGTGGAGGTGGATAGGTTTGGGCTAGAAAAGTAATGGAGGCCGGCAAAAGGAGCTTTCCGCTTTTATTAGTGCTTTTGGTTATGGACCTACACACATGGGCCACTCTTTCTTTGGAATTTATTTCTTTATATACTACCTCAGCCCACAAAAGAATACGATTCTCGTTTCCAGAGGAGTCAAACAGTTTAAAGTTTAACTaagtttttatataaaaatatgctaacaatcatgatataaaataagtaccattagattagctatagaatatatttttatataaaatttatttaaagacataaatgctaattgtttacaccaaaatttggaagaagagtcacagggactcgaagGCTCCCGAGGTCATGTCGTCAGGGAATCAATTGTGTGCAGATCGGAACCAACTAATTCGAGCGcaaaactggaatcggctttcttcagatagcgccagcggataatgaCAAAGGTTATGATCGACGCCaggacaagacatgttggactctacaaaaaaaaaagattagagtccaagttatcttaaattaggaatattttcgttTATGCCAAGGATTATaacgaatcgtgctcgagtaggattcatgtttaagccccggatataaatatcaaagccccggctattgtaaaaacaatcaatcaaatataagtcaattacttttttttactccggccaccccttaggagtaggagtagagtagatctcggcgagttcttcagcgagtacgactgcatcgatccggtcgacctccactgcttgtctgtcagtaccatcatggtttatacctctgtttatatggctgcatcgatccggtcgacccctactgtgactctggtataggctggTTATCAACTCttatctaattcaagtatggcctgtgtgattctgcctcgcaccccact belongs to Miscanthus floridulus cultivar M001 chromosome 4, ASM1932011v1, whole genome shotgun sequence and includes:
- the LOC136550605 gene encoding cyclic dof factor 1-like, whose translation is MELAGAASPRPPPESHVAPPRPPPQPPEKDLCEDRGDMRVTGEKPCTHQELDVDQTNSSILNISSKCENQTPSNDEISGSESNLEIAKTEGDVPSGEKVLKKPDKILPCPRCNSMDTKFCYYNNYNIKQPRHFCKSCQRYWTAGGSMRNIPVGAGRRKTKSSSANCHSILIPGSSIATPGGEASLFPLSIKGNQAAVSFGPDFPLCNSMASVLKIGGEQIKSSNPASAAEPRNGENQTCPPSTTSSDGPGNESQKGTASAHQNGIIGQSNGVTSVHPIPFFPGPPLVYPWSPAWNGIPTMAAAVCPAPAEAANSSENGTASSNVQWNVPPIVPVLPPGFCGPIPVPVMPPSVWPFITPWPNGAWNAPWLGPSSTVPASSPISSSTCSDSGCPVLGKHSRDSKPEGDEKAERCLWIPKTLRIDDPVEAAKSSIWTTLGIEPGDRGMFRPFQSKPERQEQISGAARALQANPAALSRSRSFQETT